A segment of the Desulfobulbaceae bacterium genome:
CCTGCGCGATTTATATTGACCCGCTTCGTCGGTCAATAAAGCGGTCTGCGAAGTGTGCCAGTTGCACATGAGCAGGCCGCTAACAAAGTAGATGGGGTGCCCGGAGAACGTTTACTTTTTTTTGTACCAGCTGTAAAGAGCCAGACGAGACGGGCAGCATGGCGGCAGGAGACTTGGCAGAAGATAGTTGAAGAGGAATTGTGGCGGCTGGCGAGAAAAGTGAATCATTCAGGTGGAGGCGGTTGCCTTCAATGGTATAATCGTCAGTTATAGCGGTCTGTCGCTAATTTTTGTCAAATTCTCTAAAAAAGCGTGCTTTGTCAGTCCTCTTGATGATTCGCATGTACATCACCCGCGTCGTTCCAGAATAGAAGTGCTGCTCAAGCGCCATGACCATGGAGCCCTTGTCAAGGTCAAGTAGCTCTGCTTCGCTGTCATTAGCGATCTCGGCATCAATAAAAATCCTGATTTTGGTGATTGGGGTCTTGTACTTTTTCTCGACGACCTCGACAATGTTCTTGTCGGTGAGATCTTCGCGAAGGAGTTCGGGACAGGTGCGGTAGGGAATATAGGATTCTGCCAGGAGCGCCGGGTCTGTGCCGACTGACAGTAACCGTTTGATATAGATGACATGATGTCCGCTTTCAGAACCGAGTTTTTCCTCGATATGATCAAGGGGGGTCATGGCCGTTTGGGCCAGGATTTTACAGGAGAAAGATGCTGCGTCCTCCAGCATCAATTCTTCAAAAGAGGTGGACATCGTTACTCCAGGAGGGGGCGATTTTTTGCAGA
Coding sequences within it:
- a CDS encoding GntR family transcriptional regulator, encoding MRLTKAIDRDRPKKLHVQVLEALRDEIENGKWQIGAQIPIEDELCREFNVSKAVIRQAILDLVRQGYLIRHQGKGTFVCKKSPPPGVTMSTSFEELMLEDAASFSCKILAQTAMTPLDHIEEKLGSESGHHVIYIKRLLSVGTDPALLAESYIPYRTCPELLREDLTDKNIVEVVEKKYKTPITKIRIFIDAEIANDSEAELLDLDKGSMVMALEQHFYSGTTRVMYMRIIKRTDKARFFREFDKN